The following coding sequences lie in one Arachis ipaensis cultivar K30076 chromosome B03, Araip1.1, whole genome shotgun sequence genomic window:
- the LOC110269551 gene encoding cold shock domain-containing protein 3-like: MARDCVNGSGGGDGGGANSGGYFKCGEFGSMTRHCSGGGGDSEFGHMARDYSGGGGNGGGCYRCGEVGHLARDCNREGGLGASRNGGKSTCFNCGKPGHFLLLQRILTVEEREEGQSR; encoded by the coding sequence ATGGCTAGGGATTGCGTCAATGGAAGTGGCGGAGGCGATGGAGGAGGAGCAAACAGTGGGGGCTACTTTAAGTGCGGCGAGTTCGGGAGCATGACGAGACATTGCAGTGGAGGTGGCGGCGACAGTGAGTTTGGACACATGGCAAGGGACTACAGCGGAGGTGGCGGTAACGGTGGTGGTTGCTATAGGTGTGGTGAGGTTGGTCACTTGGCTAGAGATTGCAACAGAGAAGGTGGTTTAGGTGCTAGTAGAAATGGTGGAAAGAGCACGTGCTTCAATTGTGGGAAGCCTGGACATTTTTTACTTTTGCAGAGGATTTTGACGGTGGAGGAGAGGGAGGAGGGGCAGTCCAGATAA
- the LOC107631988 gene encoding probable methyltransferase At1g27930, which yields MQGNERTKSRYYNLLPENRCFVWLLTGLAIIAASLFTATTLLQTSDTTFLCPLTTKTRFASAQQSTAATTTPLQLRAILHYATSHVVPQQSLSEITITFDVFKSLQHRPLNFLVFGLGHDSLMWASLNPTGTTLFLEEDPKWFHTVLAAAPDLHAHTVRYRTQLQEADELLQHYRKEEACWPARATLKGNDKCRLALHDLPEEVYEREWDLVMIDAPKGYFAEAPGRMAAIFSAAVMARGRKGSGVTHVFLHDVNRRVEKLYAEEFLCKKNLVKGVGRLWHFQIPAVANTTAVVPDHDDAHRFC from the coding sequence ATGCAGGGGAACGAGAGAACAAAGAGTCGCTACTACAACCTCCTCCCAGAAAACCGATGCTTCGTCTGGCTACTCACCGGACTTGCCATCATCGCCGCCTCCCTCTTCACAGCCACCACACTTCTCCAAACCTCTGACACCACCTTCCTCTGCCCGCTCACAACTAAAACCCGCTTCGCCTCCGCCCAGCAGTCCACCGCAGCCACCACAACGCCGCTCCAGCTCCGAGCAATACTCCACTACGCCACCTCCCACGTGGTGCCTCAGCAGTCCCTCTCCGAGATCACCATAACCTTCGACGTCTTCAAATCCCTGCAGCACAGACCCCTCAACTTCCTCGTCTTCGGCCTCGGCCACGACTCTCTCATGTGGGCCAGCCTCAACCCCACCGGCACCACCCTCTTCTTGGAAGAGGACCCTAAGTGGTTCCACACCGTTCTCGCCGCCGCCCCTGACCTCCACGCCCACACCGTCCGCTACCGGACACAGCTCCAGGAGGCTGATGAGCTTCTCCAGCACTACAGGAAGGAGGAGGCGTGCTGGCCGGCGCGTGCCACTCTGAAAGGGAACGACAAGTGCAGGCTTGCACTTCACGATCTGCCGGAGGAGGTGTACGAGAGGGAGTGGGATCTGGTGATGATTGACGCGCCGAAAGGGTACTTTGCAGAGGCGCCGGGGAGGATGGCGGCGATATTCTCGGCGGCAGTGATGGCCAGGGGGAGAAAAGGATCCGGTGTGACGCACGTGTTCCTACACGATGTGAATCGGAGGGTAGAGAAGCTGTATGCGGAAGAGTTCCTGTGTAAGAAGAATCTTGTGAAAGGTGTTGGCAGGCTATGGCATTTCCAGATTCCGGCCGTGGCTAACACCACCGCTGTCGTTCCCGATCACGATGATGCTCATCGTTTTTGTTAA
- the LOC107631987 gene encoding non-specific lipid transfer protein GPI-anchored 1: protein MRRSGSRLYLLVLLVLVAVEVEVEVEGADALAGKCSTVVQQVIPCLNFATGQAQVPSKECCDASSKIKDSAPECLCYVIQQTHKGSPEVKSMGIQEARLIQLPSACKLKNASISNCPKLLGLSPGSADAQIFTNISSSSNSSTASPSTSSSSSSATPTSQNDSHGTMLRPPLMADITALMALPMLLLVLPTATVTLYS from the exons ATGAGAAGAAGTGGAAGCCGGTTGTACTTATTAGTGTTGTTGGTGTTGGTGGCGGTGGAAGTGGAAGTGGAAGTGGAAGGAGCGGATGCTTTGGCGGGGAAGTGCAGCACGGTGGTGCAGCAGGTGATACCGTGCCTGAACTTCGCGACGGGGCAGGCTCAGGTACCGTCGAAGGAGTGCTGTGACGCTTCGTCGAAGATCAAGGACAGCGCACCGGAGTGCCTCTGCTACGTGATCCAGCAAACCCACAAGGGCAGCCCTGAGGTGAAGAGTATGGGTATTCAAGAGGCTAGGCTCATCCAGCTCCCTTCTGCTTGCAAATTGAAGAATGCTAGCATCTCCAACTGTCCCA AGCTTCTAGGTCTATCTCCAGGCTCAGCAGACGCACAAATCTTCACCAACATCTCTTCATCGAGTAATAGTAGTACGGCTTCACCCTCAACCTCGTCCTCATCCTCATCAGCAACACCCACATCGCAGAACGATTCTCATGGAACCATGCTTAGACCTCCTCTCATGGCAGACATAACTGCGCTCATGGCCTTGCCCATGCTTCTCCTTGTGCTTCCCACTGCAACTGTCACCCTTTACTCGTAA